Genomic window (Jatrophihabitans sp.):
GTGTCCCCGCATCACATCGTCACCGGTTCTTCCCAGGAGGTTGTCTTGTCCCAACCATCCAGGCACCGCCTGTCCCGCGGCACCATGATCACCGCCGGCGTGCTGCTGGGCCTACCGATCGTCGCCCTGCTCTGGGTGCCGCTCTATGCCCGCAAGGATCCCGAGCTGTGGGGCTTCCCGTTCTTCTACTGGTACCAGATGGCCTGGGTCATCGTGTGCGGGTTCTGCACCGCGGGCGCCTTTCACGTCATCGAGCGTGACCGCAGGCGAGGCAACCGATGAGCACCCTGG
Coding sequences:
- a CDS encoding DUF3311 domain-containing protein; protein product: MSQPSRHRLSRGTMITAGVLLGLPIVALLWVPLYARKDPELWGFPFFYWYQMAWVIVCGFCTAGAFHVIERDRRRGNR